In one Vulgatibacter incomptus genomic region, the following are encoded:
- the hemL gene encoding glutamate-1-semialdehyde 2,1-aminomutase, whose translation MNRSRSHDLFRQAQAVLPGGVHSPVRAFRGVGGDPVFFERGEGAWLVDVDGNRYVDYVGSWGPLLMGHAWAPAVDAVCEAAKRGTSFGAPHEAEVVFAEAIIRAVPSVEKVRLVSSGTEATSAAIRLARAATGRDRILKFEGCYHGAADSLLVKAGSGVETLGLPDSPGVPADLAKHTLTLPYNDIEKLREFFDRHGDTIAGAILEPVVGNMGVLPPKEGFHEALRELCTKHGTVLIWDEVMTGFRLARGGAQARFGITPDLTTFGKVIGGGLPVGAYGGKRELMKLIAPEGPVYQAGTLSGNPLAVAAGQAMLKAIEDPALFDGLEKTSARLCDGLSALATEAGVPHRLNRVGSMWTIFFTPDEVYDYPTAKTADTKRFGRFYHAMLDRGVYLPPSQFEAAFVSTAHGDAEVEHTLAAAREAFKSL comes from the coding sequence ATGAACCGCAGCCGTAGCCACGACCTCTTTCGCCAGGCTCAGGCCGTCCTTCCGGGCGGCGTCCACTCGCCCGTGCGGGCGTTCCGCGGCGTCGGCGGTGACCCCGTCTTCTTCGAAAGGGGCGAGGGCGCCTGGCTCGTGGACGTCGACGGCAACCGCTACGTGGACTACGTCGGCTCGTGGGGCCCCCTGCTGATGGGCCACGCGTGGGCGCCGGCCGTTGATGCGGTCTGCGAAGCCGCGAAGCGCGGGACGAGCTTCGGCGCGCCCCACGAGGCCGAGGTGGTCTTCGCCGAGGCGATCATCCGGGCGGTGCCGTCGGTGGAGAAGGTGCGCCTGGTCTCCTCCGGCACCGAGGCGACCTCCGCCGCGATTCGGCTCGCCCGGGCCGCCACCGGCCGCGACCGGATCCTGAAGTTCGAGGGCTGCTACCACGGCGCTGCGGATTCGCTGCTCGTGAAGGCGGGCTCTGGCGTCGAGACCCTCGGGCTCCCGGACTCGCCGGGCGTGCCGGCGGACCTCGCCAAGCACACGCTCACCTTGCCCTACAACGACATCGAGAAGCTCCGCGAGTTCTTCGACCGCCACGGCGACACCATCGCCGGCGCGATCCTCGAGCCGGTCGTGGGCAACATGGGCGTTCTGCCGCCGAAGGAGGGCTTCCACGAGGCGCTCCGCGAGCTCTGCACGAAGCACGGCACCGTGCTGATCTGGGACGAGGTGATGACGGGCTTCCGCCTCGCCCGCGGCGGCGCGCAAGCCCGCTTCGGGATCACCCCGGACCTCACCACCTTCGGCAAGGTGATCGGCGGCGGCCTGCCCGTTGGCGCCTACGGCGGCAAGCGGGAGCTGATGAAGCTCATCGCGCCGGAGGGTCCGGTCTACCAGGCGGGCACTCTCTCCGGAAATCCGCTCGCCGTCGCCGCTGGACAGGCGATGCTGAAGGCCATCGAGGATCCGGCGCTCTTCGACGGCCTCGAGAAGACCAGCGCCCGCCTCTGCGACGGCCTCTCGGCCCTGGCCACCGAGGCCGGCGTTCCCCACCGGCTCAACCGGGTGGGGAGCATGTGGACGATCTTCTTCACGCCGGACGAGGTCTACGACTACCCGACCGCGAAGACCGCTGACACCAAGCGTTTCGGCCGCTTCTACCACGCGATGCTCGACCGCGGCGTCTACCTGCCGCCCTCGCAGTTCGAGGCGGCCTTCGTGTCCACGGCCCACGGCGACGCCGAGGTCGAGCACACGCTCGCCGCCGCCCGCGAGGCGTTCAAGAGCCTCTGA
- the recA gene encoding recombinase RecA, protein MSNNTERERAIDLAIGAIEKQFGKGSIMRLGNEEAMLKDVQTISSGALSLDIALGVGGFPRGRIIEIFGPESSGKTTLTLHLIAEAQRRGGVCGFVDAEHALDVSYARRLGVRTDDLLISQPDCGEQALEITEMLVRSNAIDVLVVDSVAALVPRAELEGEMGDSHMGVQARLMSQALRKLTGTIAKSNTCVVFINQIRMKIGVMFGNPETTTGGNALKFYASQRLDIRRIGAIKNGEQVVGNRTRVKVVKNKVAPPFREVEFDILYGQGISREGDILDLAVNENIVEKSGSWFSFEGERIGQGRENAKQLLVDRPELCDRIETLVLEKHGINRGGAKLQAVPAEEEKAGRKAATK, encoded by the coding sequence ATGTCGAACAACACGGAGCGTGAGAGAGCGATCGACCTTGCCATCGGGGCGATCGAGAAACAGTTCGGCAAGGGGTCGATCATGCGCCTCGGCAACGAGGAGGCGATGCTCAAGGACGTCCAGACGATCTCGTCGGGCGCCCTCTCCCTCGACATCGCGCTGGGCGTCGGCGGCTTCCCCCGGGGCCGCATCATCGAGATCTTCGGGCCTGAGTCGTCGGGCAAGACCACCCTCACGCTCCATCTGATCGCCGAGGCCCAGCGGCGCGGCGGCGTCTGCGGCTTCGTCGACGCCGAGCACGCCCTCGACGTCAGCTACGCGCGGCGCCTCGGCGTCCGCACCGACGACCTCCTCATCTCGCAGCCCGACTGCGGCGAGCAGGCCCTCGAGATCACGGAGATGCTCGTGCGCTCCAACGCGATCGACGTCCTCGTGGTGGACTCGGTGGCCGCCCTCGTCCCCCGGGCCGAGCTCGAAGGCGAGATGGGCGACTCCCACATGGGCGTACAGGCCCGGCTCATGAGCCAGGCCCTCCGCAAGCTCACGGGCACCATCGCCAAGAGCAACACCTGCGTGGTCTTCATCAACCAGATCCGCATGAAGATCGGCGTGATGTTCGGCAACCCCGAGACCACCACCGGCGGCAACGCGCTGAAGTTCTACGCCTCGCAGCGCCTCGACATCCGCCGGATCGGCGCGATCAAGAACGGCGAGCAGGTCGTGGGCAACCGCACCCGCGTGAAGGTGGTGAAGAACAAGGTGGCGCCGCCGTTCCGGGAGGTGGAGTTCGACATCCTCTACGGCCAGGGGATCAGCCGGGAGGGCGACATCCTCGACCTGGCGGTGAACGAGAACATCGTGGAGAAGAGCGGCTCCTGGTTCTCCTTCGAGGGCGAGCGGATCGGTCAGGGCCGCGAGAACGCCAAGCAGCTCCTCGTCGATCGCCCCGAGCTCTGCGACCGGATCGAGACCCTCGTCCTCGAGAAGCACGGGATCAACCGGGGCGGAGCCAAGCTCCAGGCGGTGCCGGCGGAGGAAGAGAAGGCCGGCCGCAAGGCGGCGACCAAGTAG
- a CDS encoding aminopeptidase P family protein: MATRTKKTKSPTVVPSEAPAAAHDTRPPAKLLAFMRQGWKEKAKKLPPKVKGHENFLARRNAVSARFPGEVVIVPTGHEKVRANDTNYRFRPGSDFYYLTGNVEADCVLVLEPVGKGHKHVLFVEPNPGRSDDTFYLDRNKGELWVGPRLGVPESQARFGMDACRGLSELPEYLASLRGATARPFRLLRGFSESVEARLPAQRERDQELGTFLSEMRLLKDALEIRELQGAIDSTKRGFEDVIERLAQGESEREVEGVFNLRARVEGNDVGYGTIAASGANACILHWTRNDAKLKAGDLLLLDAGVERDTLYTADITRTLPISGKFSKEQKEIYELVLEAQDAAFAAVKPRNDFMEPNRVAMVVLAKGLERLGILDSAEEALADENQFYKRYSLHNVSHMLGLDVHDCAQARAESYKFGKLQAGMVLTVEPGLYFQLDDLTVPAKYRGIGVRIEDDVVVTARGCKVLSADIPRTTKEVEAWMASIWKQRKARPKKA; this comes from the coding sequence ATGGCCACCCGTACGAAAAAGACCAAGTCCCCCACGGTAGTTCCTTCCGAGGCTCCTGCCGCCGCCCACGACACGCGGCCGCCCGCGAAGCTCCTCGCGTTCATGCGCCAGGGCTGGAAGGAGAAGGCGAAGAAGCTCCCGCCGAAGGTGAAGGGCCACGAGAACTTCCTCGCGCGGCGCAACGCGGTCTCGGCGCGCTTCCCCGGCGAGGTGGTGATCGTCCCCACGGGCCACGAGAAGGTCCGCGCGAACGACACCAACTACCGCTTCCGCCCGGGCAGCGATTTCTACTACCTCACCGGCAACGTCGAGGCCGACTGCGTGCTCGTGCTGGAGCCCGTGGGCAAGGGCCACAAGCACGTGCTCTTCGTCGAGCCCAACCCGGGCCGCAGCGACGACACGTTCTACCTCGACCGCAACAAGGGCGAGCTCTGGGTGGGGCCGCGCCTCGGCGTCCCCGAGAGCCAGGCGCGCTTCGGCATGGACGCGTGCCGCGGCCTCTCCGAGCTCCCCGAGTACCTCGCTTCGCTCCGCGGCGCGACGGCCCGGCCGTTCCGCCTCCTCCGTGGCTTCTCCGAGTCGGTCGAGGCGCGGCTCCCCGCGCAGCGCGAGCGCGATCAGGAGCTCGGCACCTTCCTCTCCGAGATGCGCCTCCTCAAGGACGCCCTCGAGATCCGGGAGCTGCAGGGTGCGATCGACTCCACCAAGCGCGGCTTCGAGGATGTGATCGAGCGCCTCGCCCAGGGTGAGTCGGAGCGCGAGGTGGAGGGCGTGTTCAACCTGCGCGCTCGCGTCGAGGGCAACGACGTGGGCTACGGCACGATCGCCGCCTCGGGCGCGAACGCCTGCATCCTCCACTGGACCCGGAACGACGCGAAGCTGAAGGCCGGCGACCTCCTCCTCCTCGACGCCGGCGTGGAGCGCGACACGCTCTACACCGCGGACATCACCCGCACCCTGCCGATCTCGGGCAAGTTCTCCAAGGAGCAGAAGGAGATCTACGAGCTCGTCCTCGAGGCGCAGGACGCGGCGTTCGCCGCGGTGAAGCCTCGCAACGACTTCATGGAGCCGAACCGCGTCGCGATGGTCGTGCTCGCGAAGGGCCTCGAGCGACTCGGGATCCTCGACAGCGCCGAGGAGGCGCTCGCCGACGAGAACCAGTTCTACAAGCGGTACTCGCTCCACAACGTGAGCCACATGCTCGGACTCGACGTCCACGACTGCGCCCAGGCGCGGGCCGAGAGCTACAAGTTCGGCAAGCTCCAGGCGGGCATGGTGCTCACGGTGGAGCCGGGCCTCTACTTCCAGCTCGACGATCTCACGGTGCCGGCGAAGTACCGCGGCATCGGCGTGCGGATCGAGGACGACGTGGTCGTCACCGCCCGTGGCTGCAAGGTGCTCTCGGCGGACATCCCGAGGACCACGAAGGAGGTCGAGGCCTGGATGGCGTCGATCTGGAAGCAGCGGAAGGCGCGGCCGAAGAAGGCCTGA
- a CDS encoding LETM1 domain-containing protein — MDLQLPGWLADFFGRLLGGYDAEEARKRLPAEIRGDGPAPASLRRRALRHVDAELRRSGLVYGSPKLPSRVAQGARLDRAEALFFAVLSGKCFIALDIARLHGVPFEPQRSEASLAMLLAAGAGRADLADEIHALVSMGQPAFGDGRLLARLEQALIDAIAPATGDAILDLLLHNATSFAEARVIGRLAIAWYGEEHFDPAEASRLLAAAARERAQCLGALSTIAAPRGGLRERGRRALGKELRKLRLGRDLERQVRVSFTLPASPEELAGRIRTRTMRRFLVEQLYLANMLEGREGSPLLDGLASRLDFGRADRDALEAQVADYFYDPSDVFDAFELRAVGQASSELLVDRIAREVQLNVDRIALEVKETGELTQLLAKAAMGQKLTAEERAKAREQLIDLAKVVPSLAIIAAPGGMLIFAALLKVLPFSLLPSSFQKRPEDDAPLRPAAVQPRPRQRRVPRRS, encoded by the coding sequence ATGGATCTGCAGCTTCCAGGCTGGCTCGCCGATTTCTTCGGCAGGCTCCTCGGCGGATACGACGCCGAGGAGGCCAGGAAGCGCCTGCCCGCCGAGATCCGCGGCGACGGGCCTGCGCCCGCCTCCCTGCGCCGGCGGGCGCTCCGACACGTCGACGCCGAGCTGCGCCGCTCGGGCCTCGTCTACGGCTCGCCGAAGCTTCCGTCTCGCGTGGCCCAAGGCGCCCGGCTCGATCGCGCCGAGGCCCTCTTCTTCGCGGTTCTCTCGGGAAAGTGTTTCATCGCCCTGGACATCGCCCGCCTCCACGGCGTGCCGTTCGAGCCCCAGCGATCCGAGGCGAGCCTCGCGATGCTCCTGGCCGCCGGTGCCGGAAGGGCCGATCTGGCGGACGAGATTCACGCGCTCGTCAGCATGGGCCAGCCGGCCTTTGGCGACGGCCGACTGCTCGCCAGGCTCGAGCAGGCGCTCATCGACGCGATCGCGCCCGCCACTGGCGATGCGATCCTCGACCTCCTCCTCCACAACGCCACGAGCTTCGCTGAGGCGCGGGTCATCGGCCGGCTGGCGATCGCCTGGTACGGCGAGGAGCACTTCGATCCGGCCGAGGCCTCGCGCCTCCTCGCGGCCGCGGCGAGGGAGCGCGCGCAGTGCCTGGGCGCCCTCTCGACCATCGCGGCGCCGAGGGGCGGGCTGAGGGAGAGGGGCCGGCGGGCCCTGGGAAAGGAGCTCCGCAAGCTCCGGCTCGGTCGGGACCTCGAACGACAGGTGAGAGTGAGTTTCACTCTTCCGGCCTCGCCGGAGGAGCTGGCGGGTCGAATCCGCACGCGGACCATGCGGCGATTCCTCGTCGAGCAGCTCTACCTGGCGAACATGCTCGAGGGGCGGGAGGGCTCGCCCCTCCTCGACGGGCTGGCCTCCCGGCTCGACTTCGGGCGCGCCGATCGGGACGCCCTCGAAGCGCAGGTGGCCGACTACTTCTACGATCCGTCCGACGTCTTCGACGCCTTCGAGCTCCGGGCCGTGGGCCAGGCGTCGTCGGAGCTCCTCGTCGATCGGATCGCACGAGAGGTTCAGCTCAACGTTGACCGGATCGCGCTCGAGGTGAAGGAGACGGGCGAGCTCACCCAGCTCCTCGCTAAGGCGGCGATGGGGCAGAAGCTCACCGCCGAGGAGAGGGCCAAGGCGCGGGAGCAGCTCATCGACCTCGCCAAGGTGGTCCCCTCCCTCGCGATCATCGCCGCGCCCGGCGGCATGCTCATCTTCGCAGCGCTCCTGAAGGTCCTCCCCTTCAGCCTCCTCCCCTCGAGCTTCCAGAAGCGCCCGGAGGACGACGCCCCTCTGCGCCCGGCGGCCGTGCAGCCTCGGCCGCGTCAGCGTCGCGTTCCACGGCGGTCGTAG